A DNA window from Mycolicibacter hiberniae contains the following coding sequences:
- a CDS encoding MBL fold metallo-hydrolase — MTAGSPIQRVVTHGTFELDGGSWEVDNNIWIVGDDSDVVVFDAAHDAAPIVEAVAGRNVVAVVCTHGHNDHITVAPELSRLLDAPVLLHPGDDMLWQMTHPDSEFRPVADGDTLTVGGLELRALHTPGHSPGSVCWHAPEAGAVFSGDTLFCGGPGATGRSFSDFPTILESISGRLGKLPADTVVYTGHGDSTRIGDELVHYDEWVARGH; from the coding sequence ATGACCGCCGGCAGCCCGATTCAGCGGGTGGTCACCCACGGCACCTTCGAACTCGACGGCGGCAGTTGGGAAGTCGACAACAACATCTGGATCGTCGGTGACGATTCCGATGTGGTGGTCTTTGACGCCGCCCACGACGCGGCCCCGATCGTCGAGGCCGTCGCCGGGCGCAACGTGGTGGCGGTGGTGTGCACGCACGGCCACAATGACCACATCACGGTGGCTCCCGAACTGAGCCGGCTCCTCGACGCCCCGGTGCTGCTGCACCCCGGCGACGACATGCTGTGGCAGATGACCCACCCGGACAGCGAATTTCGCCCCGTGGCCGACGGCGACACCCTCACCGTCGGAGGACTGGAGCTGCGGGCCCTGCACACCCCCGGGCACTCGCCGGGCTCGGTGTGCTGGCACGCACCGGAGGCCGGTGCGGTGTTCAGCGGCGACACCCTGTTCTGCGGCGGACCGGGCGCGACCGGCCGTTCGTTCTCGGACTTCCCGACGATTCTGGAATCGATCTCCGGACGGCTCGGCAAGCTGCCCGCCGACACCGTGGTCTACACCGGGCACGGCGACAGCACCCGTATCGGTGACGAACTGGTCCATTACGACGAGTGGGTGGCCCGCGGCCACTGA
- a CDS encoding S-(hydroxymethyl)mycothiol dehydrogenase, with product MSQTVRGVISREKGKPVELTDIVIPEPGAHDVVVAITACGVCHTDLTYRDGGINDSYPFLLGHEASGTVESVGSEVTAVAPGDFVILNWRAVCGQCRACKRGRPHLCFDTFNASRPMTLTDGTELTPALGIGAFADKTLVHEGQCTKVDPSADPAVAGLLGCGVMAGLGAAVNTGGVTRDDTVAVIGCGGVGDAAIAGAALVGARRIIAVDTDDTKLTWAREFGATHTINARTQDPVETIQELTDGFGADVVIDAVGRPETWKQAFYARDLAGTVVLVGVPTPDMTLEMPLIDFFSRGGSLKSSWYGDCLPERDFPTLISLYLQGRLPLEKFVSERIGLADVESAFHRMHGGEVLRSVVVL from the coding sequence ATGAGTCAGACAGTGCGCGGGGTGATCTCCCGTGAAAAGGGCAAGCCGGTCGAGCTGACGGACATCGTCATCCCTGAGCCGGGCGCCCACGACGTCGTCGTCGCGATCACCGCCTGCGGGGTGTGCCACACCGACCTGACCTACCGGGACGGCGGCATCAACGACAGCTACCCGTTCCTGCTGGGCCACGAGGCCTCCGGCACCGTCGAGTCGGTCGGATCGGAGGTCACCGCGGTGGCCCCCGGCGACTTCGTGATCCTGAACTGGCGTGCGGTGTGTGGACAGTGCCGGGCGTGCAAGCGCGGCCGCCCGCATCTTTGCTTCGACACGTTCAACGCCTCGCGTCCGATGACCTTGACCGACGGCACTGAGCTCACGCCGGCGCTGGGCATCGGGGCATTCGCCGACAAGACCCTCGTCCACGAGGGGCAGTGCACCAAGGTCGATCCCAGCGCCGACCCCGCGGTGGCGGGGCTGCTGGGCTGCGGCGTGATGGCCGGCCTGGGTGCCGCCGTCAACACCGGCGGCGTCACCCGCGATGACACCGTGGCGGTGATCGGCTGCGGCGGTGTGGGCGACGCGGCTATCGCCGGCGCGGCACTGGTGGGCGCCCGGCGCATCATCGCCGTCGACACCGACGACACCAAGCTCACCTGGGCGCGTGAGTTCGGCGCGACGCACACCATCAACGCCCGCACCCAGGACCCGGTCGAGACCATTCAGGAACTCACCGACGGCTTCGGCGCCGACGTGGTGATCGACGCCGTCGGCCGGCCCGAGACCTGGAAGCAGGCTTTCTACGCCCGCGATCTGGCCGGAACCGTTGTGCTGGTAGGCGTTCCCACCCCGGACATGACCCTGGAGATGCCGCTGATCGACTTCTTCTCCCGCGGCGGTTCGCTGAAGTCCTCCTGGTACGGCGACTGCCTGCCGGAACGTGACTTCCCCACCCTGATCAGCCTCTATCTGCAGGGCCGGCTGCCGCTGGAGAAGTTCGTCTCGGAGCGCATCGGACTCGCCGACGTCGAGAGCGCCTTCCACCGCATGCACGGCGGCGAGGTGCTGCGGTCGGTCGTGGTGCTATGA
- a CDS encoding N-acyl-D-amino-acid deacylase family protein, with product MLGAVSVGKETPVSFDIVIRGGRWFDGTGAPSAIRNIGLRDGHVAAISAEPLDEAGCDQVIDAAGKWVLPGLLDIHTHYDVELLLSPSLSESVRHGVTTVLVGSCSLSTIHVDGPDAGDLFGRVEAIPRQYVVDTIDAHKTWSSCEDYIASLEKLPLGPNVTAFIGHSDMRAATMGLDRATRSDARPTASEQARMEQMLDEALQAGFVGMSSQQLLFDKMDGDVCRSRTLPSTYAKPKELRRLKAKLRRAGRILQAGPDVKNPFDVASQLAQSLGIFRRPLKTTLLAAADVKSNRLAIPTIIKTSRMLKKLGADFRWQHLPVPFEVYADGIDLVIFEEFGAGAEALHLRESLERDTLMRDESYRRRFRKDYESKYGPRVWHRDFFDAEIVECPDASVVGKSFGQVGIDRGGVHPVDAFLDLVLEHGTALRWHTTISNHRPEVLKKLAAEPGIQMGFSDAGAHLRNMAFYNMGLRLLRHALDAQQAGQPFLSVEQAVHRLTGELADWYRIDAGHLRIGDRADIVVIDPAHLDDTLDAYAEEPFAHYGGMSRMVNRNDETVTAVLVSGRAVVLDGQPTSVLGTQRTGSFLRADTRTPAPGAQAAQACAPGTQAAT from the coding sequence ATGCTGGGAGCGGTATCGGTCGGAAAGGAAACACCTGTGAGTTTTGACATCGTGATCCGGGGAGGCCGGTGGTTCGACGGCACCGGCGCACCGTCGGCGATCCGCAATATCGGACTCCGCGACGGGCACGTCGCCGCCATCTCCGCCGAACCACTCGACGAGGCGGGCTGCGACCAGGTGATCGACGCGGCCGGCAAATGGGTGCTGCCCGGGCTGCTCGACATCCACACCCACTACGACGTCGAATTACTGCTGAGCCCCTCGCTGTCGGAGTCGGTACGGCACGGCGTCACCACCGTGCTGGTCGGATCGTGCTCGCTGTCGACCATCCATGTCGACGGCCCCGACGCCGGGGACCTGTTCGGCCGGGTGGAGGCCATCCCGCGCCAGTACGTGGTCGACACCATCGATGCGCACAAGACCTGGTCGAGTTGTGAGGACTACATTGCCAGCCTCGAGAAGCTGCCGCTCGGCCCCAATGTGACGGCGTTCATCGGACATTCCGACATGCGCGCCGCGACCATGGGACTGGACCGCGCCACCCGCTCGGACGCTCGGCCTACGGCCTCCGAGCAGGCCCGCATGGAACAGATGCTCGACGAGGCGTTGCAGGCGGGATTCGTCGGGATGTCTTCCCAGCAGTTGCTTTTCGACAAGATGGACGGCGACGTCTGCCGCTCGCGCACGCTGCCCTCGACCTACGCCAAGCCCAAGGAACTGCGCCGGCTCAAGGCGAAGCTGCGCCGCGCGGGGCGCATTCTGCAGGCCGGCCCGGACGTCAAGAACCCGTTCGACGTGGCGTCGCAGCTGGCCCAGTCCCTGGGGATCTTCCGCCGGCCGCTCAAGACCACTCTGCTGGCCGCGGCCGACGTCAAGAGCAACCGCCTGGCAATTCCGACCATCATCAAGACATCGCGCATGCTGAAGAAGCTGGGCGCCGATTTCCGCTGGCAGCACCTGCCGGTGCCGTTCGAGGTCTACGCCGACGGCATCGATCTGGTGATCTTCGAGGAGTTCGGGGCGGGCGCCGAGGCGCTGCACTTGCGGGAGTCGCTCGAGCGGGACACCTTGATGCGCGACGAGTCCTACCGGCGCCGCTTCCGCAAGGACTACGAAAGCAAGTACGGGCCGCGGGTCTGGCACCGCGACTTCTTCGACGCCGAGATCGTCGAATGCCCCGATGCCTCGGTGGTCGGAAAGTCCTTCGGGCAGGTCGGCATCGACCGTGGTGGCGTGCACCCGGTCGACGCCTTCCTCGACCTGGTGCTCGAGCACGGAACCGCGCTGCGCTGGCACACCACGATCTCCAACCACCGCCCCGAGGTGCTCAAGAAACTCGCCGCCGAACCCGGCATCCAGATGGGTTTCTCGGATGCCGGCGCGCACCTGCGCAATATGGCGTTCTACAACATGGGCCTGCGGTTGCTGCGCCACGCGCTGGACGCCCAGCAAGCCGGGCAGCCGTTCCTGTCGGTCGAGCAGGCCGTGCACCGGCTGACCGGTGAACTGGCCGACTGGTACCGGATCGACGCCGGCCACCTGCGCATCGGCGACCGCGCCGACATCGTGGTGATCGACCCCGCCCATTTGGACGACACCCTCGACGCCTACGCCGAGGAGCCCTTCGCCCACTATGGCGGGATGTCGCGGATGGTCAACCGCAACGACGAAACCGTCACCGCCGTCCTGGTGTCCGGCCGCGCAGTGGTTCTCGACGGTCAGCCCACCAGCGTGCTCGGCACGCAACGCACCGGAAGCTTCCTGCGGGCCGATACCCGCACTCCGGCCCCGGGCGCGCAGGCCGCGCAAGCCTGCGCACCGGGCACACAAGCGGCAACATAA
- a CDS encoding serine hydrolase domain-containing protein yields the protein MPAAHDPLAALADWPVGHAAAAVIAPSGVLATHGDIARPFYLASVTKPLVARAVQVAVEEGAVELDTPAGPPGATVRHLLAHASGLAPDSDRVLAKPGARRVYSNHGFAVLAGAVERAAGIEFGRYLSEAVFEPLGMTASRLDGGAAAAGYGGTSTVADLAAFAGDLLRPITVSPQMHAEATGVQFPGLDGVLPGYGPQRPNDWGLGFEIRDGKTPHWTGVANSPRTFGHFGQSGTLIWVDPAIERALVVLTDRDFGDWVTGRWPAVSDAVVATYGRD from the coding sequence ATGCCCGCCGCACACGATCCCCTCGCCGCCCTTGCCGACTGGCCGGTCGGCCATGCGGCCGCCGCCGTCATCGCCCCCTCGGGGGTGCTGGCCACCCACGGGGACATCGCCCGGCCGTTCTACCTCGCCTCGGTGACCAAGCCCCTGGTGGCGCGGGCGGTGCAGGTCGCAGTGGAGGAGGGGGCGGTGGAACTGGACACCCCGGCCGGGCCGCCGGGCGCCACCGTGCGGCATCTGCTGGCGCACGCCTCGGGGCTGGCGCCGGACTCCGACCGGGTCCTGGCCAAGCCCGGCGCCCGGCGGGTGTACTCCAATCACGGGTTCGCGGTGCTGGCCGGCGCCGTGGAGCGGGCGGCCGGAATCGAGTTCGGCCGCTATCTGAGCGAGGCGGTGTTCGAACCGCTGGGCATGACGGCCAGCCGGTTGGACGGGGGAGCGGCGGCCGCCGGCTACGGGGGCACGTCCACCGTCGCCGACCTGGCAGCCTTTGCCGGCGACCTGCTGAGGCCGATCACCGTGTCGCCGCAAATGCACGCCGAGGCCACCGGCGTGCAGTTCCCCGGCCTGGACGGCGTGCTGCCGGGCTACGGGCCGCAGCGGCCGAACGACTGGGGGTTGGGCTTCGAGATCCGCGACGGCAAGACACCGCACTGGACCGGGGTCGCCAACTCGCCGCGCACCTTCGGTCACTTCGGGCAGTCCGGCACCCTGATCTGGGTCGATCCGGCGATTGAGCGGGCGCTGGTGGTGCTCACCGACCGCGACTTCGGGGACTGGGTCACCGGGCGCTGGCCGGCGGTGTCCGACGCCGTGGTGGCCACCTACGGCCGGGACTAG
- a CDS encoding DUF3145 domain-containing protein, which translates to MRATNQFADVTSGVVYIHASPAAVCPHVEWALTSALGARNGQAKLNWTPQPAMPGQLRAVVNWVGPVGTGAALASALRSWSVLRFEVTEDPSAGVDGQRFSHTPQLGLWSGTMSANGDVMVGENRLRALMAGGADALAADLETVLGTAWDEALEPYRHGGDAAEVSWLSRGVG; encoded by the coding sequence ATGCGCGCGACGAATCAATTCGCCGACGTGACCAGCGGCGTGGTGTACATCCACGCCTCGCCCGCGGCGGTGTGCCCGCATGTCGAGTGGGCGTTGACCTCGGCGTTGGGTGCTCGCAACGGTCAGGCGAAGCTCAACTGGACGCCGCAGCCGGCCATGCCCGGACAACTGCGTGCCGTGGTCAACTGGGTCGGCCCGGTGGGCACCGGCGCTGCCCTGGCCAGCGCCCTGCGCTCCTGGTCGGTGTTGCGTTTCGAGGTCACCGAAGACCCCAGTGCCGGAGTGGACGGCCAGCGCTTCAGCCACACCCCGCAGCTTGGTCTGTGGAGCGGCACGATGAGCGCCAACGGTGACGTGATGGTCGGGGAGAACCGGCTGCGCGCACTGATGGCCGGCGGCGCCGACGCGCTGGCAGCGGATCTGGAAACGGTGCTGGGCACCGCCTGGGACGAGGCCCTGGAGCCCTACCGGCACGGCGGCGATGCCGCGGAGGTCTCCTGGCTCAGCCGCGGCGTCGGCTGA
- a CDS encoding diacylglycerol kinase, with protein MNREIHRITLLTNPAAGHGNARHAAERALAQFQRRGIDVAHLVGTDPAHARQLLDDALAGGTDAVVVAGGDGVISLALQALAGGDVPLGIIPAGTGNDHAREYRLPTGDPEAAADVVAQGWADTVDLGRVAHDDGSVTWFGTVMAAGFDSLVSDRVNRMRWPHGRMRYNLAMVAEISQLRLLPFRLTFDDDDPVDVALTLAAFGNTRSYGGGMLICPGADHADGLLDVTMVHSGSRTKLIRLFPTVFKGTHVDLDEVSTRRAASVRVECPGINAYADGDYVGPLPVTVSAVPAALAILRPAPLTCRPGP; from the coding sequence ATGAACCGCGAGATCCACCGGATCACGCTGCTGACCAACCCGGCAGCCGGACACGGCAACGCCCGGCATGCCGCCGAGCGGGCGCTGGCGCAGTTCCAGCGGCGCGGCATCGACGTGGCGCACCTCGTCGGGACCGACCCCGCCCACGCGCGGCAGTTGCTCGACGATGCGCTGGCCGGCGGCACCGACGCCGTGGTGGTTGCCGGCGGTGACGGCGTGATCTCGCTGGCGCTGCAGGCGCTGGCCGGCGGCGACGTGCCGTTGGGGATCATCCCCGCCGGCACCGGCAACGATCACGCGCGCGAGTACCGCCTGCCCACCGGCGATCCCGAGGCGGCCGCGGACGTGGTGGCCCAGGGCTGGGCCGACACCGTCGACTTGGGCCGCGTCGCCCACGACGACGGTTCGGTGACCTGGTTCGGCACGGTGATGGCGGCCGGTTTCGACTCGCTGGTGAGCGACCGCGTCAACCGGATGCGCTGGCCGCACGGGCGCATGCGTTACAACCTCGCCATGGTGGCGGAGATCTCGCAGCTGCGCCTGCTGCCGTTCCGGTTGACGTTCGACGACGACGATCCCGTGGACGTGGCGCTGACCCTGGCGGCGTTCGGCAACACGCGCAGCTACGGCGGCGGGATGCTGATCTGCCCGGGCGCCGACCACGCCGACGGTCTGCTGGACGTCACCATGGTGCACTCCGGCTCGCGGACCAAGCTGATCCGGCTGTTCCCCACCGTGTTCAAGGGCACCCACGTGGATCTCGATGAGGTGAGCACCCGGCGGGCGGCATCGGTGCGCGTGGAGTGCCCCGGTATCAACGCCTACGCCGACGGCGACTATGTGGGCCCGCTGCCGGTGACGGTGTCGGCGGTGCCGGCTGCGTTGGCGATTCTGCGCCCGGCCCCCCTAACCTGCCGCCCGGGCCCCTAG
- a CDS encoding FAD-binding oxidoreductase, giving the protein MKWNAWGDPGAAKPLSDGIRNLLKATLGVEGTSAPEADPAQVPLTPSALSDADNADLAAIVGAEFCRTDHTARLLHAGGKSTLDLLRRNGSGPQDAPDAVLLPGGPDGEDQLAAILDLCSRRGIAVVPFGGGTSVVGGLDPIRGDFAAVVCVDLRRFDELLHLDEVSGEAEFGAGVTGPDAERLLGARGFSLGHFPQSFQFATLGGFAATRSSGQDSAGYGRFDDMVRGLRMITPAGVLDLGRAPASAAGPDLRQLLLGSEGTFGLITRVRVRVHPVPATTRYEAWSFPDFATGAAALRAVTQTGTGPTVIRLSDEAETGVNLATTEQIGGQQITGGCLAITLFEGTAEHTESRHSETRALLAAHGGTSLGEEPARAWEHGRFSAPYLRDALLAAGALCETLETATDWAGVPALKEAVTEALTTALGDSGTPALVLCHISHVYPTGASLYFTVVAGQRGNPIEQWSAAKATAAEAIMRTGGTITHHHAVGADHRPWMRDEVGELGVQVLRAVKATLDPAGILNPGKLIP; this is encoded by the coding sequence ATGAAATGGAACGCCTGGGGCGATCCCGGCGCGGCCAAACCGCTGTCCGACGGCATCCGCAACCTGCTCAAGGCGACGCTCGGCGTCGAGGGCACCAGCGCACCGGAAGCCGATCCCGCGCAGGTGCCGCTGACACCGTCGGCATTGTCCGACGCCGACAACGCGGACCTGGCGGCGATCGTCGGAGCCGAGTTCTGCCGCACCGACCACACCGCCCGGCTGCTGCACGCCGGCGGCAAGTCCACCCTGGACCTGCTGCGGCGCAACGGTTCCGGACCCCAAGATGCACCCGACGCGGTGCTGCTGCCCGGCGGCCCCGACGGCGAAGACCAACTCGCGGCCATCTTGGACCTGTGCAGCAGGCGCGGCATCGCCGTCGTCCCCTTCGGCGGCGGAACCAGCGTGGTCGGGGGCCTGGACCCCATTCGCGGCGACTTCGCGGCCGTGGTCTGCGTGGACCTGCGCCGCTTCGATGAGCTGCTGCACCTCGACGAGGTGTCCGGCGAGGCGGAGTTCGGCGCCGGCGTCACCGGTCCGGACGCCGAACGACTGCTCGGGGCACGCGGATTCTCGCTGGGCCACTTCCCCCAGAGCTTTCAGTTCGCCACCCTCGGCGGTTTCGCCGCGACCCGTTCCTCGGGCCAGGACTCGGCCGGGTACGGCCGTTTCGACGACATGGTGCGCGGGCTGCGCATGATCACCCCGGCCGGAGTGCTGGACCTGGGCCGCGCCCCTGCCTCGGCCGCCGGCCCGGACCTGCGTCAACTGCTGCTGGGATCCGAGGGCACGTTCGGGCTCATCACCCGGGTGCGGGTGCGGGTTCATCCGGTGCCCGCGACCACCCGCTATGAGGCGTGGTCGTTTCCGGACTTCGCCACCGGTGCCGCGGCCCTGCGCGCGGTCACCCAGACCGGTACCGGCCCGACCGTCATCCGGTTGTCCGACGAAGCCGAGACGGGGGTGAACCTGGCCACCACCGAGCAGATCGGCGGGCAGCAGATCACCGGCGGCTGCCTGGCGATCACGCTGTTCGAGGGAACCGCCGAGCACACCGAAAGCCGGCACTCCGAAACCCGGGCCCTGCTGGCCGCGCACGGTGGCACGTCACTGGGCGAAGAACCGGCACGCGCCTGGGAGCACGGGCGGTTCTCCGCGCCCTACCTGCGCGACGCCCTGCTGGCCGCCGGCGCGCTCTGCGAAACCCTGGAGACCGCCACCGACTGGGCGGGTGTGCCCGCCCTCAAGGAAGCGGTGACCGAGGCGCTGACCACCGCACTGGGCGACAGCGGGACACCCGCGCTGGTGCTCTGCCACATCTCGCACGTCTACCCGACCGGCGCGTCGCTGTACTTCACGGTGGTCGCCGGTCAGCGCGGCAACCCCATCGAACAGTGGAGCGCCGCGAAAGCCACTGCGGCAGAGGCGATCATGCGTACCGGAGGAACCATCACCCATCACCACGCCGTCGGCGCCGATCATCGGCCGTGGATGCGCGACGAAGTGGGCGAGCTGGGGGTGCAGGTGCTGCGGGCCGTCAAGGCCACCTTGGATCCGGCCGGAATCCTCAACCCGGGCAAACTCATTCCGTGA
- a CDS encoding TetR/AcrR family transcriptional regulator has product MLSTSNDEQGEVGERILHAAADCLLALGVERVTLAAIARRAGVSRPTVYRRWPDSRSVIAALLTTRVTAAWTELAAAQPGTGREALVGRIVATADRLRHDEVVMQVLHHAPDLAMVYIAQRMGASQRRLIDLVAAELSAAQSAGSVRAGDPRRLAAMCLLITQSAIQSAQLVAPILDEAALSAELAYTLNRYLS; this is encoded by the coding sequence ATGCTGTCAACCAGTAATGACGAGCAGGGGGAAGTCGGGGAGCGGATCCTGCACGCCGCCGCGGACTGCCTCCTGGCGCTCGGTGTCGAGCGGGTCACGCTGGCGGCCATTGCGCGTCGGGCCGGGGTGAGCCGTCCCACCGTCTACCGGCGCTGGCCGGACAGCCGCTCGGTGATCGCCGCCCTGCTGACAACGCGGGTCACCGCGGCCTGGACGGAACTGGCCGCCGCGCAACCGGGAACCGGGCGCGAGGCGCTGGTCGGCCGGATCGTGGCGACCGCCGACCGGCTGCGCCACGACGAGGTGGTGATGCAGGTGCTGCACCACGCACCCGATCTGGCGATGGTCTACATCGCCCAGCGGATGGGGGCCAGCCAGCGGCGGCTGATCGACCTGGTGGCCGCAGAGCTGAGCGCCGCGCAGAGCGCCGGCAGCGTACGCGCCGGTGACCCGCGCCGGCTCGCCGCGATGTGTCTGCTGATCACCCAGTCGGCCATCCAGTCCGCGCAGCTCGTCGCGCCGATCCTGGACGAGGCCGCACTCTCCGCCGAACTGGCCTACACCCTGAACAGGTACCTCTCGTGA
- a CDS encoding glycerol-3-phosphate dehydrogenase/oxidase, with translation MIFSTAALNAARRTAELNALADGPPVDVVVIGGGITGAGIALDAAARGLRVVCVDKHDLAFGTSRWSSKLVHGGLRYLATGNVGIARRSAIERGILMTRIAPHLVRAMPQLVPLLGAMRPRDRALVRTGFLAGDALRRLAGTPATVLPRSRRISPAQVAELAPTVRRDGLDGGLLAYDGQLIDDARLVAAVARTAAQHGAAILTYVAASHATGDTVTLTDQFSGESLQVSARAVINATGVWAADIDPALRLRPSRGTHLVFDAAAFGNPAAALTVPIPGELNRFVFAMPEQLGRVYLGLTDEEAPGPIPDVPQPTAAEVAFLLDTVNTALGTALDASDVRGAYAGLRPLIDTGSGHTADVSRNHAVVESGSGVFSVIGGKLTEYRHMAQDVLDRAVRQRALAAAPCRTRDLPLIGAPRNPGSPVPPAGLPASLVLRYGAEAANVLAAATCRRPDEPVAEGIDVLRAEFEYAVSHEGALTAADIVDRRTRIGLVAQDRDRVLDVAREFVSD, from the coding sequence GTGATATTTTCCACCGCCGCACTCAACGCCGCCCGGCGCACCGCCGAACTCAACGCACTGGCCGACGGCCCGCCGGTCGACGTCGTCGTGATCGGCGGGGGCATCACCGGTGCCGGCATCGCCCTGGACGCAGCTGCCCGGGGACTGCGGGTGGTGTGCGTGGACAAGCACGACCTGGCGTTCGGCACCAGCAGGTGGAGCTCCAAGCTGGTGCACGGCGGACTGCGCTACCTGGCCACCGGCAACGTGGGCATCGCGCGGCGCAGTGCCATCGAACGCGGCATCCTGATGACCCGCATCGCGCCCCACCTGGTCCGGGCGATGCCGCAACTGGTGCCCCTGCTGGGAGCCATGCGCCCGCGCGACCGGGCCCTGGTCCGCACCGGGTTCCTCGCCGGGGACGCCCTGCGCCGCCTGGCCGGCACCCCGGCCACGGTGTTGCCCCGTTCGCGGCGGATCTCGCCGGCGCAGGTCGCCGAACTGGCGCCCACGGTGCGCCGCGACGGCCTCGACGGCGGCCTGCTGGCCTACGACGGACAACTGATCGACGACGCACGGCTGGTCGCGGCGGTGGCCCGCACCGCGGCCCAGCACGGCGCGGCCATCCTGACCTATGTGGCGGCGTCGCACGCCACCGGCGACACCGTCACGCTGACCGACCAGTTCTCCGGGGAGTCATTGCAGGTGTCCGCGCGGGCCGTCATCAACGCCACCGGAGTGTGGGCCGCCGACATCGACCCCGCCTTGCGGCTGCGGCCCAGTCGCGGCACCCACCTGGTGTTCGACGCGGCGGCGTTCGGCAACCCGGCTGCCGCGCTGACGGTACCGATCCCCGGGGAACTCAACCGGTTCGTGTTCGCCATGCCCGAGCAGCTCGGCCGGGTGTACCTCGGTCTCACCGACGAGGAAGCTCCCGGGCCCATCCCCGACGTCCCGCAGCCGACTGCGGCCGAAGTCGCTTTCCTGCTGGACACGGTCAACACCGCGCTGGGGACCGCCCTGGACGCCAGTGACGTGCGCGGCGCCTACGCCGGGCTGCGGCCGCTGATCGACACCGGATCAGGGCATACCGCCGACGTCTCGCGCAACCACGCCGTGGTGGAATCCGGCAGCGGGGTGTTCAGCGTGATCGGCGGCAAGCTCACCGAATACCGGCACATGGCGCAAGACGTGCTGGACCGCGCCGTGCGGCAGCGGGCATTGGCCGCCGCGCCGTGCCGCACGCGCGACCTGCCGTTGATCGGCGCGCCGCGCAACCCCGGATCGCCGGTGCCGCCGGCCGGCCTGCCCGCGTCGCTGGTCTTGCGTTACGGCGCCGAGGCGGCCAATGTGCTGGCAGCCGCCACCTGCCGGCGGCCGGACGAACCGGTGGCCGAGGGGATCGACGTGCTCCGTGCGGAATTCGAATACGCGGTCAGTCACGAGGGCGCGCTGACCGCGGCCGACATCGTGGACCGCCGCACCCGGATCGGGCTGGTGGCCCAAGACCGGGATCGGGTGCTCGACGTCGCCCGGGAATTCGTGAGCGACTAG